A window from Streptomyces sp. NBC_00271 encodes these proteins:
- a CDS encoding DUF2283 domain-containing protein, whose translation MTDVRVTYDKTVNAAYVYLTEPQARVKSARMYPCDPVDVDGMINLDFDEQGRLIGIEVLAASSKLPEYLLQSAERLDTEGA comes from the coding sequence GTGACAGACGTCAGAGTCACCTACGACAAGACCGTCAACGCAGCGTACGTATACCTCACCGAACCGCAGGCCCGCGTGAAGTCCGCGCGCATGTATCCCTGCGATCCAGTGGACGTCGACGGCATGATCAACCTCGACTTCGACGAGCAGGGCCGCCTCATCGGCATCGAGGTGTTGGCGGCCAGTTCAAAACTGCCCGAGTACCTGCTCCAGTCCGCGGAGCGACTTGACACCGAAGGTGCATGA
- a CDS encoding IS110 family transposase: protein MDAGKGHHWAAVVDETGATLWSKKIENDESAILTALGEILDLADEVHWAVDISSRSSALLLALLTAHGQQPVYVPGRTVNRMAGAYRGEAKTDARDAYVIAETARHRRDFATLDVPAQLAADLALLTAHRTDLVTDRVRTVNRLRDVLTGMFPALERAFDYSARKGALVLLTGYQTPAALRRRGQARLASWLVNRGVRDADSVAATAVEAAQAQQTALPGEDAAAQIVADLATQILALDDRLKRIDRQIRDAFRTHPQAEIIESLPGMGPVLGAEFVVAAGDMTAYVDAGHLASAAGLVPVPRHSGRRTGNLHRPKRYSRRLRRVFYLSAQTSIIRDGPNREYYLKKRGEGCKHVQAIIALARRRTSVLWALLRDDRAFTPTPPITQTA, encoded by the coding sequence ATCGACGCGGGCAAGGGCCATCACTGGGCCGCGGTGGTCGACGAGACCGGCGCGACTCTGTGGTCGAAGAAGATCGAAAATGACGAGTCGGCGATCCTGACCGCACTCGGCGAGATCCTGGACCTGGCCGATGAGGTGCACTGGGCGGTGGACATCTCCAGCAGGTCCTCGGCACTGCTGCTGGCGCTGCTGACAGCCCACGGGCAGCAGCCTGTCTATGTGCCCGGGCGGACGGTCAACCGCATGGCCGGCGCCTACCGGGGCGAGGCCAAGACGGATGCCCGCGACGCCTATGTCATCGCCGAAACCGCCCGCCACCGCCGGGACTTCGCCACCCTCGACGTGCCCGCACAGCTGGCCGCCGACCTCGCACTCCTGACCGCTCACCGCACCGACCTGGTCACCGACCGGGTGCGAACGGTCAACCGGCTCCGCGATGTGCTCACGGGCATGTTCCCCGCCCTGGAGCGGGCCTTCGACTACTCGGCCCGCAAGGGCGCACTGGTGCTGCTGACCGGCTACCAGACCCCGGCCGCCCTGCGCCGACGCGGCCAGGCTCGTCTGGCCTCTTGGCTGGTCAATCGAGGCGTCCGCGACGCGGACAGCGTGGCCGCGACGGCCGTGGAAGCCGCCCAGGCCCAGCAGACCGCGCTGCCCGGCGAGGACGCCGCCGCACAGATCGTCGCTGACCTGGCCACTCAGATCCTGGCCCTGGACGACCGACTCAAGCGCATCGACCGGCAGATCCGCGACGCCTTCCGCACCCACCCCCAGGCCGAGATCATCGAGTCGCTGCCCGGCATGGGCCCCGTCCTCGGAGCCGAGTTCGTCGTCGCCGCGGGCGACATGACCGCCTACGTTGACGCCGGCCACCTTGCCTCAGCCGCCGGACTGGTCCCCGTCCCCCGCCATTCCGGCCGCCGCACCGGCAACCTGCACCGCCCTAAGCGCTACAGCCGCCGCCTACGCAGAGTCTTCTACCTCTCCGCGCAGACCAGCATCATCCGCGACGGCCCCAACCGGGAGTACTACCTCAAGAAACGTGGTGAGGGCTGCAAACACGTCCAGGCCATCATCGCCCTCGCACGACGCCGCACCAGTGTGCTGTGGGCTCTTCTACGCGACGACCGGGCCTTCACCCCCACCCCGCCCATCACGCAGACGGCTTGA
- the istB gene encoding IS21-like element helper ATPase IstB, which yields MPATTKTAAADKPRTGRQTAADLSFLARAMKAPALLDAAERLAERALKETWTHTEFLVACLQREVSARESHGGEARIRTARFPAIKTIEELDVTHLRGITRQQLAHLGTLDFIAAKENTVFLGPPGTGKTHLAIGLAVRACQAGHRVAFATAAEWVDRLAAAHHAGHLQTELTKLSRYPLIVVDEVGYIPFEAEAANLFFQLVSNRYERASVIVTSNKPFGRWGEVFGDETVAAAMIDRLVHHAEVHSLKGDSYRMRGRQLGRVPTATHDTD from the coding sequence ATGCCCGCCACCACCAAGACCGCCGCCGCGGACAAGCCCAGGACGGGCCGTCAGACCGCCGCCGACCTGTCCTTCCTCGCCCGGGCGATGAAGGCCCCGGCCCTGCTGGACGCTGCCGAGCGGCTGGCCGAACGCGCTTTGAAGGAGACCTGGACGCACACCGAGTTCCTCGTCGCCTGTCTCCAGCGGGAGGTCTCCGCCCGTGAGTCCCACGGCGGCGAGGCCCGCATCCGCACCGCCCGCTTCCCCGCGATCAAGACGATCGAGGAACTCGACGTCACCCATCTGCGCGGCATCACTCGCCAACAGCTCGCGCATCTGGGCACGTTGGACTTCATCGCCGCGAAGGAGAACACCGTCTTTCTGGGACCGCCGGGCACCGGGAAGACGCACCTGGCGATCGGGCTCGCGGTCCGCGCCTGCCAGGCCGGTCACCGGGTCGCGTTCGCCACTGCCGCCGAGTGGGTCGACCGCCTGGCCGCAGCCCACCACGCCGGACACCTCCAGACCGAGCTCACCAAACTGTCCCGCTATCCGCTGATCGTGGTCGACGAGGTCGGCTACATCCCCTTCGAAGCCGAGGCCGCGAACCTGTTCTTCCAGCTGGTCTCGAACCGCTATGAGAGAGCGAGCGTGATCGTCACGAGCAACAAGCCCTTCGGACGCTGGGGCGAGGTCTTCGGCGACGAGACCGTGGCCGCCGCCATGATCGACCGCCTCGTCCACCACGCCGAGGTCCACTCTCTCAAAGGCGACTCCTACCGCATGCGCGGACGCCAACTGGGACGCGTCCCCACCGCGACACACGACACCGACTGA
- a CDS encoding VOC family protein, which yields MIDFDGSTGPEGHPDLKGFGTDTAFVFWLRDGVSEGRAAHVGFTAPSKEAVDAAYAAAMAAGATDNGAPADRPYYAPGYYAASVFDPDGYSLEFTYKAWQHSKD from the coding sequence GTGATCGACTTCGACGGCTCGACCGGTCCGGAGGGCCACCCCGACCTCAAGGGGTTCGGTACCGACACGGCTTTTGTGTTCTGGTTGCGCGACGGGGTCAGTGAGGGGCGTGCCGCGCACGTCGGTTTCACCGCGCCGTCGAAGGAGGCGGTCGACGCGGCGTACGCGGCGGCCATGGCGGCGGGCGCGACCGACAACGGCGCACCCGCGGACCGTCCCTACTACGCTCCTGGGTACTACGCGGCCAGCGTCTTCGATCCTGATGGGTACAGCCTTGAGTTCACGTACAAGGCGTGGCAGCACTCCAAGGACTGA
- a CDS encoding reverse transcriptase/maturase family protein, with protein MQNAETVLDVIRERGRKGLPLERLYRKLFNPQLFLMAYGRIYSNRGAMTPGVTGETVDGMSLAKIDAIIGRLRSESYRWSAVKRVYIPKKVGRRPLGLPPWSDKLVAEVVRLLLDAYYDVQFSDHSHGFRSGRGCHTALREVVNTWKGTHWFIEGDISDCFGSLDHEVMLAILAEKIHDGRFLRLVGHMLKAGYLEDWKWNATLSGAPQGGVASPVLCNIYLDRLDQFVEQHLIPDYTRGRRRRPYPPYRDIENRIDTAKRRGDLGTLHALRRERRLLPSQDPDDPGYRRLRYVRYCDDFLLGFAGPKHEAEEIKSQIRTFLRDELRLELSESKTLITHASSQAAHFLGYEVKSQHADTKITAGRRAVNGEIGLYVPMAVIRDRCARYMQRGKPWHRNMLLHDADFTIVDKYGAEYRGIVQYYLMAQNVCRLSRLRWVMTVSLLRTLAAKHDSTVNKMVRKYKATVDTPDGPRRCFAVVVQREDGRKPLVARFGGVTLRRQHTTVMSDVQPVMGNRKNELIRRLLAGRCEMCEATTGLQVHHVRKLADLKRPGRPDPGPWIRQMAERRRKTLVVCQKCHQRIHAGRATVSTRNRSPESRVLGN; from the coding sequence ATGCAGAATGCCGAAACGGTACTGGACGTCATTCGAGAGCGTGGCAGGAAGGGACTGCCACTGGAAAGGCTGTATAGGAAGCTGTTCAACCCGCAGCTATTCCTGATGGCTTACGGGCGCATCTACTCGAACAGAGGGGCGATGACGCCGGGAGTCACCGGAGAAACCGTGGACGGCATGTCGCTGGCCAAAATAGACGCGATCATCGGGCGCCTACGCTCGGAGTCGTATCGCTGGTCGGCGGTGAAGCGGGTTTATATACCGAAGAAAGTCGGGAGGCGGCCTCTGGGCCTACCTCCATGGTCGGACAAGCTGGTCGCCGAGGTTGTGCGGCTCCTGCTGGACGCCTACTACGACGTCCAGTTCTCCGATCATTCCCACGGATTCCGCTCCGGCCGGGGATGCCACACCGCGTTACGCGAGGTGGTCAATACCTGGAAGGGGACGCACTGGTTCATCGAAGGGGACATCTCCGACTGCTTCGGCAGCCTGGACCACGAGGTCATGCTCGCGATCCTGGCGGAGAAGATCCACGATGGCCGGTTCCTGCGGCTGGTCGGTCACATGCTGAAGGCCGGGTATCTGGAGGACTGGAAGTGGAACGCCACCTTGAGTGGCGCCCCACAGGGCGGGGTGGCCTCGCCTGTCCTGTGCAACATCTACCTGGACCGACTTGACCAGTTCGTGGAACAGCATCTGATCCCGGACTACACCCGCGGGAGGCGTCGTCGTCCCTATCCGCCCTACCGAGACATCGAGAACCGGATCGACACGGCGAAACGGCGTGGGGACCTGGGAACGTTGCACGCGCTTCGGCGTGAGCGCCGTCTCCTGCCCAGCCAGGACCCGGACGATCCCGGCTACCGGCGCCTTCGGTACGTGCGGTACTGCGATGACTTTCTCCTGGGGTTTGCCGGTCCCAAGCACGAGGCCGAGGAGATCAAGTCCCAGATCCGTACGTTCCTGCGTGACGAACTCAGGCTGGAACTTTCTGAGTCGAAGACGCTGATCACGCATGCCTCCAGCCAGGCGGCACACTTCCTCGGCTATGAGGTCAAATCCCAGCATGCCGACACGAAGATCACCGCCGGACGCCGAGCGGTGAACGGCGAAATTGGGCTCTACGTGCCGATGGCCGTCATCCGGGATCGGTGTGCTCGCTATATGCAGCGGGGCAAGCCCTGGCACCGCAACATGCTCCTGCACGATGCCGACTTCACCATCGTCGACAAGTACGGAGCGGAGTATCGGGGCATCGTCCAGTACTACCTGATGGCACAGAACGTGTGCCGCCTGAGCCGCCTGCGCTGGGTCATGACAGTTTCCTTACTCAGGACCCTGGCTGCGAAACACGACTCCACCGTCAACAAGATGGTGCGCAAGTACAAGGCGACCGTCGATACTCCTGACGGACCGAGAAGGTGCTTCGCAGTCGTGGTGCAGCGCGAGGACGGCAGGAAGCCACTGGTCGCCCGCTTCGGCGGAGTCACTCTGCGGCGGCAACACACCACCGTTATGTCCGACGTCCAGCCGGTCATGGGGAATCGGAAAAACGAGCTGATTCGTCGGCTCCTTGCCGGACGCTGTGAGATGTGCGAGGCAACGACAGGGCTGCAAGTCCACCACGTCAGGAAGCTCGCAGACCTCAAGCGACCAGGCCGACCGGACCCGGGTCCGTGGATTCGCCAGATGGCAGAACGCAGGCGCAAAACCCTCGTGGTTTGCCAAAAATGCCACCAGCGCATCCACGCGGGACGGGCCACAGTCTCCACTCGGAATCGATCACCGGAGAGCCGTGTACTGGGAAACTAG
- a CDS encoding TetR/AcrR family transcriptional regulator: protein MTPDTETTSTDKRSDRTRAAILRAARERFAAQGYERTTIRAVASDADIDPSMVMRYFGNKAQLFDTALCIDLRLPDLTTVPPDELARALVRHFLDRWEGDPADDALLVLLRSAVTNEHAAARMHEIFAAQIAPALAAALGPELAARRAGLVSSQLLGLGLTRYLLRLPAVTALTRDEIENGLAPAIKATLESS from the coding sequence ATGACGCCGGATACTGAGACCACCAGCACGGACAAGCGTTCCGACCGGACCAGGGCCGCGATCCTGCGCGCCGCACGTGAGCGATTCGCCGCCCAGGGCTACGAACGCACCACCATCCGCGCCGTAGCCTCGGACGCCGACATCGACCCTTCGATGGTCATGCGCTACTTCGGCAACAAGGCACAGCTCTTCGACACGGCACTGTGCATCGACCTGCGACTGCCGGACCTCACAACCGTTCCGCCGGACGAACTGGCACGGGCGCTGGTGCGGCACTTCCTCGATCGCTGGGAGGGCGACCCGGCCGACGACGCGCTGCTGGTCCTGCTGCGCTCGGCGGTCACCAATGAACATGCGGCAGCCCGGATGCACGAGATCTTCGCGGCCCAGATCGCCCCCGCACTGGCCGCCGCCCTGGGCCCCGAGCTCGCCGCACGCCGGGCCGGCCTGGTCTCCTCCCAACTCCTCGGCCTCGGGCTGACCCGCTACCTGCTGCGCCTTCCTGCGGTGACCGCACTCACACGGGACGAGATCGAAAACGGCCTCGCGCCGGCCATCAAGGCCACTCTTGAGTCGAGCTAG
- a CDS encoding DUF6234 family protein — protein MHTAADIALAIGLLVIDVIAPLIAFLFGLDAAGYTMFDPAADNSSVSLTRPFAYVAVVGGIVLVSAFLLFMARAIISSGVQVLAGLVLVLVAVIGVHDADRKAHPQPAPTSPSINPGALCRSGSDNSECGGS, from the coding sequence TTGCACACGGCCGCAGACATCGCACTCGCCATCGGCCTCCTCGTGATCGACGTCATCGCCCCCCTCATCGCGTTCTTATTCGGACTCGACGCCGCGGGTTACACGATGTTCGACCCCGCAGCCGACAACTCGTCCGTCTCCCTCACCCGCCCCTTCGCCTACGTAGCCGTGGTCGGCGGCATCGTCTTGGTCTCCGCGTTCCTTTTGTTCATGGCCCGCGCGATCATCAGCAGCGGCGTCCAAGTCCTCGCCGGACTAGTCCTGGTGCTCGTGGCCGTCATCGGAGTACACGACGCAGACCGCAAAGCGCACCCACAGCCCGCCCCGACCTCTCCCTCCATCAACCCGGGCGCGCTGTGCCGGTCCGGCAGCGACAACAGCGAATGCGGCGGATCCTAA
- a CDS encoding MauE/DoxX family redox-associated membrane protein: MVLAARLVLAAVFGVAGIAKLMDREGLPRAIASFGLPARTGKPLGYLLISCEFVTALALIVNPWARIGALGALGLLLTFCLAIVVSIARGRTPNCHCFGGLRATPVGWATLARNGLLAATAGFVATDGRAPWFFTGLGTIAATCWVVLELKRSGKVRPGMVTPGFSLPDATGQVWTLEKLFAAAHQPLLLLFTDHACGACDALLPQVARWQQAHAERLTIAIVNGGPSADSVALSREHGLRNLLVDEDRMLLTTYGLTATPSAMLIDTDRILAAAPAAGAAEIADLVTRALQPRGRSTIARRALLFASATMVPTVISTRAMARGVTGANWRPKQVKFAGGWLCKQRYALCTKAACKPSLSDPNVVICRCVVEYGYSYGYKSCAKRAPVGRRLVSTFSTQNTNHHTRTMTCTPRAQWANCLDVDCEIDPRNPTHAVCRCKSVESGDFFTFGGNCDTSTCTSVIWSAATPPGVPFQAAMESIGLSVTLPKACPTGTDDDDLPPSGLEFQ; this comes from the coding sequence ATGGTCCTGGCAGCACGGCTGGTGTTGGCTGCGGTCTTCGGGGTCGCGGGGATCGCCAAACTCATGGACCGCGAGGGACTGCCTCGCGCAATCGCAAGCTTCGGCCTGCCAGCTCGAACAGGGAAGCCGCTTGGATACCTTCTCATCTCCTGCGAGTTCGTCACAGCCCTGGCCCTTATCGTCAACCCATGGGCAAGAATCGGTGCGCTTGGAGCGCTCGGACTGTTGCTGACGTTCTGCCTGGCCATCGTGGTGAGCATCGCACGCGGCCGGACCCCGAATTGCCACTGCTTCGGAGGGCTACGCGCCACGCCGGTCGGGTGGGCCACGCTCGCACGCAACGGGCTCCTCGCAGCTACGGCGGGATTCGTCGCAACCGACGGGCGTGCCCCATGGTTCTTCACGGGCCTAGGGACCATCGCAGCGACGTGTTGGGTGGTACTAGAACTCAAGCGATCCGGGAAAGTGCGACCGGGCATGGTCACACCGGGCTTTTCACTGCCTGACGCAACGGGACAAGTATGGACTCTCGAGAAACTGTTTGCCGCTGCGCATCAGCCACTCCTGCTTCTCTTCACTGATCACGCGTGCGGCGCGTGCGACGCGTTGCTGCCACAGGTGGCCCGGTGGCAACAGGCCCATGCAGAACGGCTGACCATCGCAATCGTGAACGGCGGTCCCTCCGCAGACAGCGTTGCCCTCTCACGTGAGCACGGGCTGCGTAACCTACTGGTAGACGAAGACCGAATGCTGCTCACCACTTACGGTCTGACCGCCACACCCAGCGCAATGCTGATCGACACCGACCGGATCCTCGCCGCCGCGCCAGCAGCAGGGGCAGCAGAGATCGCCGACCTGGTGACCAGGGCACTCCAACCGCGTGGTAGATCAACGATCGCACGACGCGCGCTGTTGTTCGCCTCGGCCACGATGGTGCCCACCGTCATCTCCACCCGTGCGATGGCCCGCGGTGTTACCGGGGCGAACTGGCGCCCAAAGCAAGTGAAGTTCGCTGGGGGATGGCTCTGCAAACAGCGCTACGCGCTGTGTACTAAAGCCGCCTGCAAACCCTCGCTGAGCGACCCGAACGTCGTCATCTGCCGCTGCGTGGTGGAATACGGCTACTCCTACGGCTATAAGTCGTGTGCAAAACGGGCACCAGTCGGCAGAAGATTGGTATCGACGTTCTCGACACAAAACACGAACCATCATACCCGAACCATGACCTGCACACCCCGAGCACAATGGGCAAACTGTCTGGACGTGGACTGCGAAATCGACCCGCGCAACCCGACCCACGCTGTGTGCCGCTGCAAGTCCGTGGAGAGCGGTGACTTTTTCACATTCGGGGGAAACTGCGACACCAGCACCTGCACCTCCGTGATTTGGTCAGCGGCAACACCACCCGGAGTCCCCTTCCAAGCCGCGATGGAGAGCATCGGCCTATCAGTCACACTCCCCAAAGCATGCCCGACAGGCACGGACGACGATGACCTTCCGCCTAGCGGGCTGGAGTTTCAATGA
- the istA gene encoding IS21 family transposase, whose translation MISVEDWAEIRRLHRAEQMPIRAIARQLGISKNTVKRALATDRPPVYSRPPKGSAVDAVEPQIRELLKQTPTMPATVIAERIGWERGMTVLKERVRELRPAYLPVDPVSRTTYQPGELAQCDLWFPPVDIPLGYGQSGRPPVLVMVSGYSRIIAARMLPTRTTGDLIDGHWKLLTGWDAVPRMLVWDNEAGIGRGKVTGDFAAFAGLLATRIYLCRPRDPEAKGLVERANGYLETSFLPGRTFTGADDFNTQLTAWLAVANRRQHRTLGARPVDRWEADRAQMLALPPVDPPRWWRFATRIGRDHYIRVDTCDYSVHPLAIGKKVQVRTDTDEVIVTLTPGGAEVARHPRCWAKQQTITDPDHARAAALLRGDYRHHQASQALAARGQNAATASDLVEVEQRQLDSYDRMFTLIEGGGGHDEPEVS comes from the coding sequence GTGATTTCCGTGGAGGACTGGGCAGAGATCCGCAGGCTGCACCGGGCCGAGCAGATGCCGATCCGGGCGATCGCCCGGCAGCTGGGCATCTCGAAGAACACCGTGAAGCGGGCCCTGGCCACGGACCGGCCGCCGGTCTACTCGCGGCCGCCGAAGGGCTCGGCGGTCGACGCGGTCGAGCCGCAGATCCGGGAACTGCTGAAGCAGACCCCGACGATGCCGGCGACCGTGATCGCCGAGCGGATCGGCTGGGAGCGCGGGATGACCGTCCTCAAAGAACGCGTACGCGAGCTGCGGCCGGCCTATCTGCCCGTCGATCCGGTCTCGCGCACGACGTATCAGCCCGGCGAGCTGGCTCAGTGCGACCTGTGGTTCCCGCCCGTCGACATCCCGCTCGGATACGGGCAGAGCGGCCGGCCTCCGGTGCTCGTGATGGTGTCCGGCTACTCGCGGATCATCGCCGCGCGGATGCTGCCCACCCGCACCACCGGCGACCTGATCGACGGGCACTGGAAGCTTCTGACCGGCTGGGATGCAGTGCCGCGGATGCTGGTCTGGGACAACGAGGCCGGGATCGGCCGGGGCAAGGTGACCGGGGACTTCGCTGCGTTCGCGGGCCTGCTCGCCACCCGGATCTATCTCTGCCGGCCTCGCGATCCCGAAGCGAAAGGGCTGGTGGAGAGGGCGAATGGCTATCTGGAGACCAGCTTCCTTCCCGGCCGCACCTTCACCGGGGCCGATGACTTCAACACCCAGCTGACTGCCTGGCTGGCCGTCGCCAACCGGCGCCAGCACCGCACCCTGGGCGCCCGTCCGGTTGACCGGTGGGAGGCCGACCGGGCCCAGATGCTCGCCCTGCCGCCGGTCGACCCGCCACGCTGGTGGCGTTTCGCGACCCGCATCGGCCGCGACCACTACATCCGCGTCGACACCTGCGACTATTCCGTGCACCCCTTGGCCATCGGCAAGAAAGTCCAGGTCCGCACCGACACCGACGAAGTCATCGTCACTCTCACCCCCGGCGGGGCGGAAGTCGCGCGCCATCCGCGGTGCTGGGCCAAGCAGCAGACCATCACCGACCCGGACCATGCCCGCGCCGCCGCCCTCCTGCGCGGCGACTATCGCCACCACCAAGCCTCCCAGGCCCTCGCCGCCCGTGGGCAAAACGCTGCGACAGCCAGTGATCTCGTCGAGGTCGAGCAGCGCCAACTCGACTCCTATGACCGCATGTTCACCCTCATCGAGGGTGGCGGCGGACACGACGAGCCGGAGGTCTCCTGA
- a CDS encoding LexA family protein, with translation MGDLVVVWAQPTADQGDVVAAMLEGEATVSSEPICGNGATILGIVTAVMRKV, from the coding sequence ATGGGCGACCTCGTCGTCGTGTGGGCTCAACCAACCGCAGACCAGGGGGACGTGGTGGCGGCCATGCTGGAAGGCGAAGCTACAGTGAGCTCCGAACCGATCTGCGGCAACGGCGCCACGATCCTTGGCATCGTCACGGCCGTGATGCGCAAGGTCTGA
- a CDS encoding FAD-dependent oxidoreductase — protein MNTTALPVRTEVAIVGAGPAGLALAVTLAASGIDFVVLDRLAEGANTSRAAVVHARTLEVLDELGASEELIARGIQVTRFAVRDGSRRLLTVPFDKLPTAHPYTLMVPQYETESVLLSRLRALGGEVHRPHEVTSVVQDEDGVTLTTSTGQALRAGYAVGTDGMHSTVREAAGIGFTGSAYAESFVLADVVMDWAPGPSEVSLTFGTAGLTVVAPLPGGHYRVVATVDDAPDTPDLAFVQQLLDERAPGQAKVTGLAWSSRFRVHHRVADHYRAGRVLLAGDAAHVHSPAGGQGMNTGIQDGYALGRAFATGQLDGYEARRRPIAQRVVAFTDRMTRIATTRSAVARGARNIALPLLGHTGLPKKLATELAELNYR, from the coding sequence ATGAACACCACCGCACTCCCCGTCCGCACCGAGGTCGCCATCGTCGGCGCCGGCCCCGCCGGCCTCGCGCTCGCCGTCACCCTCGCCGCCTCCGGCATCGACTTCGTCGTTCTGGACCGGCTGGCGGAGGGCGCGAACACCTCGCGCGCCGCCGTTGTGCATGCCCGCACCCTGGAGGTCCTGGACGAGCTGGGAGCCTCCGAGGAGCTGATCGCGCGCGGCATCCAGGTCACCCGGTTCGCCGTCCGTGATGGCTCACGCCGGCTGCTGACCGTGCCGTTCGACAAGCTGCCCACAGCCCACCCCTACACGTTGATGGTTCCCCAGTACGAGACCGAGAGCGTGCTGCTGTCCCGGCTGCGGGCGCTCGGCGGCGAGGTGCACCGCCCGCACGAGGTCACGTCGGTCGTCCAGGACGAGGACGGCGTCACGCTCACCACGAGCACCGGGCAGGCACTGCGCGCCGGGTATGCCGTCGGCACCGACGGCATGCACAGCACCGTCCGGGAAGCGGCGGGCATCGGGTTCACCGGCAGCGCCTACGCCGAGTCCTTCGTGCTCGCCGACGTCGTGATGGACTGGGCTCCGGGCCCCAGCGAGGTGTCGCTCACCTTCGGCACCGCCGGTCTCACTGTCGTCGCCCCGCTTCCCGGCGGCCACTACCGGGTCGTCGCCACCGTGGACGACGCCCCGGACACCCCCGACCTTGCCTTCGTCCAGCAGCTGCTGGACGAACGCGCCCCCGGCCAGGCCAAGGTCACGGGCCTTGCCTGGTCCTCACGCTTCCGCGTGCACCACCGGGTCGCCGACCACTACCGGGCCGGCCGTGTGCTGCTGGCAGGCGACGCCGCACATGTGCACAGCCCCGCCGGCGGTCAGGGCATGAACACCGGCATCCAGGACGGCTATGCCCTGGGCCGAGCGTTCGCCACCGGACAGCTCGACGGCTACGAGGCACGGCGACGCCCCATCGCCCAGCGGGTGGTCGCCTTCACCGATCGGATGACCCGCATCGCCACCACCCGCAGCGCCGTCGCCCGCGGTGCCCGCAACATCGCGCTTCCCCTGCTCGGCCACACCGGCCTGCCCAAGAAGCTCGCCACCGAACTCGCCGAGCTCAACTACCGGTAG
- a CDS encoding transposase family protein → MTLVHLRTGLTYEALGVIYEVGSSTIRRAICEVASAARRARVRRPAPAPGVRLRTLDDVFAYAEAEDITLSIDGMATQVRRPQAGRPGRRAFVSGKRKQKTIKTTTVSDEQGRTLWSGAERPGRMRDQTAVRTEGITVQFRQHPAVKAVVDDGYRGVSRTSSPARSRPRPASRRA, encoded by the coding sequence GTGACGCTGGTCCACCTGCGAACCGGACTCACCTACGAGGCCCTGGGGGTGATCTACGAGGTGGGCTCGTCCACCATCCGTCGAGCGATCTGCGAGGTTGCTTCCGCTGCTCGCCGCGCCCGGGTTCGCCGTCCCGCACCGGCCCCCGGGGTGCGGCTGCGCACGCTCGATGACGTGTTCGCCTACGCCGAAGCTGAGGACATCACACTGAGCATCGACGGGATGGCGACTCAGGTCCGCCGCCCGCAAGCGGGCAGACCGGGCCGACGGGCGTTCGTCTCGGGCAAGCGGAAGCAGAAGACCATCAAGACCACCACCGTCAGCGACGAGCAGGGCCGCACCCTGTGGTCGGGAGCCGAACGGCCGGGCCGAATGCGCGACCAGACCGCGGTGCGCACCGAGGGCATCACCGTGCAGTTCCGCCAGCACCCAGCCGTGAAAGCCGTAGTCGACGACGGCTACCGGGGGGTCTCGCGAACGAGTTCCCCGGCCAGGTCTCGGCCCCGCCCCGCAAGCCGAAGGGCCTAG